In Flavobacterium sp. CBA20B-1, one DNA window encodes the following:
- the ytxJ gene encoding bacillithiol system redox-active protein YtxJ: MNWKVLEHIDQIDQIINESWNKPVLIFKHSTRCIISKMALKNFESDFSLQNVMDAYYLDLIAYRNISNEIAEVFKVEHQSPQILLIKDGIVIYHTSHESIDANVLMKLV, translated from the coding sequence ATGAATTGGAAGGTTTTAGAACATATAGATCAAATTGATCAAATAATTAACGAATCTTGGAACAAACCTGTTTTGATTTTCAAACACAGCACGCGTTGCATCATCAGTAAAATGGCGTTAAAGAATTTTGAAAGCGATTTTTCATTGCAGAATGTGATGGATGCCTATTATTTAGATTTGATTGCTTACAGAAACATCTCTAATGAGATTGCTGAAGTATTTAAAGTGGAACATCAATCGCCACAAATTTTGTTGATTAAAGATGGTATAGTTATATATCATACATCGCACGAAAGTATTGATGCGAATGTTTTGATGAAGTTGGTTTAA
- the clpB gene encoding ATP-dependent chaperone ClpB: MNLNNFTIKSQEVLQQAQVLVQTFGQQQIENEHLLKAILEVDENVTPFILKKVGINIDQLKSQNDQIIESFPRVEGAQIGLSRAAGNALNEAQVIAKKMNDEYVSIEHLFLSIFKSNSKIASFLKTGGATEKQIEAAVTELRKGERVTSASAEETYNSLNKYAKNLNELANSGKLDPVIGRDEEIRRVLQILTRRSKNNPMLIGEPGVGKTAIAEGLAHRIVQGDVPENLKDKMVFSLDMGALIAGAKYKGEFEERLKSVVKEVTSSDGAIILFIDEIHTLVGAGGGEGAMDAANILKPALARGELRAIGATTLDEYQKYFEKDKALERRFQKVIIEEPDTESAISILRGIKEKYETHHKVRIKDEAIIGAVELSQRYISNRFLPDKAIDLMDEAASKIRMEINSKPEELDVLDRKIMQLEIEIEAIKRENDELKLKALGIDLANLKEERNQIFSKWKSEKDVVDNIQNAKLEIEEYKLEAERAERNGDYGKVAEIRYGKIQDAENRLATYQKQLEENQKGTSLIKEEVTYEDIAEVVAKWTGVPVTKMLQSDREKLLNLENELHKRVVGQEEAIEAISDAVRRSRSGLQDPKKPIGSFLFLGTTGVGKTELAKALAEYLFDDENAMTRIDMSEYSERHSVSRLVGAPPGYVGYDEGGQLTEAVRRRPYSVILLDEIEKAHPDTFNILLQVLDEGRLTDNKGRLADFKNTIIIMTSNMGSAIIQEQFDNHPTEIAAENAKEEVLNQLKTMVRPEFLNRIDEITMFTPLTKGNIEQIVGIQLRGVFKMLANQHITMDATPEAINYLAKKGFDPHFGARPVKRVIQREVLNQLSKEILAGKIKTDSIILLDSFEDQLVFRNQE, translated from the coding sequence ATGAACTTAAATAATTTTACAATAAAATCGCAGGAAGTATTGCAACAAGCTCAGGTTTTAGTACAAACTTTTGGGCAACAACAAATAGAAAACGAACATCTTTTAAAAGCCATTTTAGAGGTCGATGAAAACGTAACACCTTTTATCTTAAAAAAAGTCGGTATAAATATCGATCAATTAAAATCGCAAAACGATCAAATTATTGAGTCGTTTCCAAGGGTCGAAGGTGCGCAGATTGGCTTGTCGCGTGCGGCTGGAAATGCTTTGAATGAAGCACAAGTCATCGCCAAAAAAATGAACGATGAATATGTATCCATCGAACATTTATTTTTGTCAATTTTTAAATCGAACAGTAAAATTGCATCGTTTCTAAAAACAGGCGGAGCCACCGAAAAACAAATAGAAGCTGCAGTTACGGAACTACGCAAAGGCGAACGCGTAACGTCGGCATCAGCAGAAGAAACCTACAACTCTTTGAATAAATACGCCAAAAATCTAAATGAATTGGCAAACAGCGGAAAACTGGATCCGGTGATTGGGCGTGATGAAGAAATTCGTCGAGTTTTACAGATTTTAACACGCCGTTCTAAAAACAACCCTATGTTAATTGGTGAACCAGGTGTTGGTAAAACCGCAATTGCCGAAGGTTTAGCACACCGAATTGTTCAGGGCGATGTACCTGAAAACTTGAAAGATAAAATGGTTTTTTCACTAGATATGGGTGCCTTAATTGCCGGAGCAAAATACAAAGGTGAATTTGAAGAACGCTTGAAATCGGTGGTGAAAGAAGTAACTTCGTCAGATGGAGCTATTATTCTTTTTATCGATGAAATTCACACGCTTGTTGGTGCCGGCGGTGGCGAAGGTGCTATGGATGCAGCCAACATTTTAAAACCAGCTTTGGCTCGTGGCGAATTAAGAGCAATCGGAGCGACAACTTTAGACGAATATCAAAAATATTTCGAGAAAGATAAAGCATTAGAACGTCGTTTTCAAAAGGTAATTATTGAAGAACCTGATACTGAAAGTGCCATTTCTATTCTTCGTGGAATTAAAGAAAAGTACGAAACACATCATAAAGTGCGTATTAAAGACGAAGCTATAATTGGGGCTGTAGAACTTTCACAGCGCTATATTTCAAATAGATTTTTACCCGATAAAGCAATCGATTTAATGGACGAAGCGGCATCGAAAATCAGAATGGAAATCAATTCAAAACCAGAAGAATTAGATGTTTTAGACCGAAAAATCATGCAGCTTGAAATTGAAATTGAAGCGATTAAGCGTGAGAATGACGAGTTAAAACTGAAAGCTTTAGGTATTGATTTGGCAAATTTAAAAGAAGAACGCAATCAGATTTTTTCGAAATGGAAATCGGAAAAAGATGTGGTTGACAATATTCAGAATGCCAAATTAGAAATTGAAGAATACAAACTAGAAGCTGAACGCGCCGAACGCAACGGTGATTATGGTAAAGTAGCCGAAATTCGTTATGGAAAAATTCAGGATGCAGAAAACCGTTTGGCTACTTATCAAAAGCAATTAGAAGAAAATCAAAAGGGAACTTCGCTAATCAAAGAAGAAGTTACTTACGAAGATATTGCCGAAGTGGTTGCAAAATGGACAGGTGTTCCTGTGACGAAAATGTTGCAAAGCGATCGAGAAAAGCTGTTGAATTTAGAAAACGAACTACACAAACGCGTGGTGGGTCAGGAAGAAGCAATTGAAGCCATTTCAGATGCCGTTCGTCGCAGTCGTTCCGGTTTGCAAGATCCTAAAAAACCCATCGGATCGTTCTTATTTTTGGGAACAACGGGTGTGGGTAAAACCGAATTGGCAAAAGCGTTAGCGGAATATTTGTTCGATGACGAAAACGCCATGACCCGAATTGATATGAGCGAATATTCTGAGCGTCACAGCGTGAGCAGATTGGTTGGTGCACCTCCCGGATATGTGGGTTATGATGAAGGCGGACAATTGACAGAAGCAGTTCGTAGAAGACCTTATTCGGTTATTTTGTTAGATGAAATTGAAAAAGCACATCCTGATACTTTCAATATCTTGTTACAGGTGTTAGATGAAGGGCGATTAACCGATAATAAAGGTCGTTTGGCTGATTTTAAAAACACCATTATTATCATGACGTCAAACATGGGAAGTGCGATCATTCAAGAACAATTTGATAATCATCCAACTGAAATTGCCGCAGAAAATGCAAAAGAAGAAGTGTTGAACCAATTAAAAACAATGGTTCGCCCGGAATTTTTAAACCGTATTGATGAAATTACAATGTTTACGCCGTTAACCAAAGGAAACATTGAACAAATTGTAGGCATACAATTAAGAGGTGTGTTCAAGATGCTGGCAAACCAACACATCACAATGGATGCAACGCCCGAAGCAATTAACTATTTAGCTAAAAAAGGTTTTGATCCGCATTTTGGTGCCCGACCGGTGAAACGAGTGATTCAACGCGAAGTTTTAAACCAGCTTTCGAAAGAAATATTAGCAGGAAAAATTAAAACCGACAGTATTATTTTGTTGGATAGTTTTGAAGATCAATTGGTTTTCAGAAACCAAGAATAA
- a CDS encoding DUF2007 domain-containing protein yields MEHVEIFAGSAIMAMAVKNTLEENNIGYIERNDIESAITAGFGSADKAVHIFVLETDEEKARYALAETNFDDIDEVGDLIDDTSEE; encoded by the coding sequence ATGGAACATGTAGAAATTTTTGCAGGAAGCGCTATTATGGCAATGGCGGTAAAAAACACTTTAGAAGAAAACAATATTGGTTATATTGAACGCAACGATATTGAGTCAGCCATCACCGCAGGTTTTGGTTCAGCTGATAAAGCAGTGCATATTTTTGTTTTGGAAACAGATGAAGAAAAAGCCCGTTACGCTTTAGCCGAAACCAATTTTGACGATATTGATGAAGTGGGCGATTTAATCGACGATACAAGCGAAGAATAA
- the ettA gene encoding energy-dependent translational throttle protein EttA: protein MSDDKKVIFSMSKVSKTYSSTNKTVLKDIYLSFFYGAKIGILGLNGSGKSSLLKIIAGVDKNYQGDVVFAPGYSVGYLEQEPQLDETKTVIEVVREGMADVVAILDEFNKINDMFGLPEVYEDADKMQKLMDRQADLQDKIDAVGGWELDNKLEVAMDALRCPEPDTPISVLSGGERRRVALCRLLLQEPDVLLLDEPTNHLDAESVHWLEQHLQQYKGTIIAVTHDRYFLDNVAGWILELDRGEGIPWKGNYSSWLDQKAKRLEQEEKTASKRRKTLERELDWVRQGAKGRQTKQKARLQNYDRLLNEDQKQLEEKLEIYIPNGPRLGTNVIEAKGVAKAFGDKILYDNLNFTLPQAGIVGIIGPNGAGKSTIFRMIMGEQTPDAGEFVVGDTVKIAYVDQSHKNIDTEKSIYDNFAEGQELIMMGGRQVNARAYLSRFNFAGSDQNKKVATLSGGERNRLHLAMTLKEEGNVLLLDEPTNDLDINTLRALEEGLENFAGCAVIISHDRWFLDRVCTHILAFEGDSEVYFFEGSFSEYEENRKKRLGDVAPTRIKYKKLVR, encoded by the coding sequence ATGTCAGACGATAAAAAAGTAATCTTTTCAATGTCGAAAGTGAGTAAAACCTATTCATCGACAAATAAAACAGTACTTAAAGATATTTATTTAAGCTTTTTCTACGGAGCTAAAATTGGAATTTTAGGTTTAAATGGTTCTGGTAAATCATCTTTGCTTAAAATCATTGCAGGGGTTGATAAAAACTATCAAGGCGATGTGGTTTTTGCACCCGGATATTCCGTAGGATATTTAGAGCAAGAGCCGCAGTTAGATGAAACCAAAACCGTAATTGAAGTTGTGCGTGAAGGAATGGCCGATGTGGTGGCTATTCTTGACGAATTCAACAAAATTAACGATATGTTTGGTTTGCCAGAGGTTTATGAAGATGCAGATAAAATGCAGAAACTGATGGATCGCCAAGCAGATTTGCAAGATAAAATTGATGCAGTAGGCGGATGGGAACTAGATAATAAACTAGAAGTGGCTATGGATGCCCTTCGTTGTCCGGAACCTGATACCCCAATTTCAGTACTTTCAGGTGGTGAGCGCCGTCGTGTTGCTTTGTGTCGTTTGTTGTTACAAGAACCAGATGTTTTATTGTTAGATGAGCCTACCAACCATTTAGATGCCGAATCGGTGCATTGGTTAGAACAGCATTTACAACAATATAAAGGAACCATTATTGCCGTAACCCACGACCGTTATTTCTTAGACAATGTTGCCGGTTGGATTCTAGAATTAGACAGGGGAGAAGGTATTCCATGGAAAGGAAACTATTCTTCATGGTTAGATCAAAAAGCAAAACGTTTAGAACAAGAAGAAAAAACAGCATCAAAACGCAGAAAAACTCTAGAACGTGAGTTAGATTGGGTGCGTCAAGGTGCGAAAGGCCGACAAACAAAACAAAAGGCACGTTTACAGAATTACGACCGCTTGTTGAACGAAGATCAAAAGCAATTGGAAGAAAAATTGGAAATCTACATTCCAAACGGACCGCGCTTAGGTACAAATGTGATTGAGGCGAAGGGTGTTGCAAAAGCTTTTGGCGATAAAATTTTGTATGATAATTTAAACTTTACACTTCCGCAAGCTGGTATTGTGGGCATTATCGGGCCAAACGGTGCAGGTAAATCAACCATTTTCCGTATGATTATGGGCGAGCAAACGCCTGATGCCGGAGAATTTGTAGTGGGCGATACGGTTAAAATTGCGTATGTGGATCAATCGCATAAAAATATAGATACAGAAAAGTCAATTTACGATAATTTTGCCGAAGGACAAGAGTTAATTATGATGGGTGGTCGCCAGGTAAATGCTCGTGCTTATCTATCGCGATTTAATTTTGCAGGATCTGATCAAAATAAAAAAGTTGCTACTTTATCGGGTGGTGAACGAAACCGTTTACACTTAGCAATGACACTGAAAGAAGAAGGAAACGTGCTGTTATTAGATGAGCCAACTAATGACTTGGATATTAATACCTTACGAGCATTGGAAGAAGGTTTGGAAAACTTCGCAGGTTGTGCCGTAATTATTTCGCACGACCGTTGGTTTTTAGACCGTGTTTGTACGCATATTTTGGCTTTTGAGGGTGATTCTGAAGTATATTTCTTTGAAGGATCTTTTTCAGAATACGAAGAAAACCGCAAGAAACGTTTGGGAGATGTTGCACCAACACGTATCAAATACAAAAAATTAGTACGCTAA
- a CDS encoding glycosyltransferase family 2 protein encodes MKPNISIIISTYNSPEWLEKVIWGFSVQTYKEFEVVIADDGSTSETFHLIEKLQAQVPFPMKHVWHEDNGFQKTIILNKALLETTTDYIIMTDGDCIPRKDFVEVHKRMRKPNFFLSGGYHKLSMDLSKLISKEDIISGDCFNVKWLMAHGMKKSFKNNKLNSFGFKSDFLNFLTPTTPSWNGHNSSGWKKDLIAVNGFDERMEYGGEDRELGERLVNKGVKGKQIRYSTTCIHLDHARGYVNEKALAINKKIRAHTKDLRSVWTDFGIKKGTF; translated from the coding sequence ATGAAACCAAATATTTCCATAATTATTAGTACATATAATTCACCTGAATGGCTAGAAAAGGTTATTTGGGGATTTTCTGTGCAAACATATAAAGAATTTGAGGTCGTTATTGCCGATGATGGCTCTACAAGTGAAACTTTTCATTTAATAGAGAAACTTCAAGCTCAAGTACCTTTTCCTATGAAACATGTTTGGCATGAGGATAACGGTTTTCAAAAAACAATTATCTTGAATAAAGCACTACTAGAAACTACTACAGATTATATCATTATGACCGATGGCGACTGTATTCCTAGAAAAGATTTTGTTGAAGTACACAAAAGGATGCGCAAACCTAATTTTTTTCTCTCGGGCGGATACCATAAACTGTCAATGGATTTATCAAAATTAATCTCAAAAGAAGATATCATTTCAGGAGATTGCTTTAATGTGAAATGGCTGATGGCTCATGGAATGAAAAAATCATTTAAAAATAATAAATTAAATTCTTTTGGATTTAAAAGTGATTTTTTAAACTTTCTCACCCCTACAACACCCTCTTGGAATGGTCATAATTCATCAGGATGGAAAAAAGATCTCATAGCAGTAAACGGTTTTGATGAGCGAATGGAATATGGTGGTGAAGATCGGGAATTAGGTGAACGATTGGTCAATAAAGGCGTTAAAGGCAAACAAATACGTTACAGCACCACTTGCATACATTTAGATCATGCTCGGGGATACGTTAATGAAAAAGCTTTAGCAATAAATAAAAAAATCAGAGCCCACACGAAAGATTTACGCAGCGTTTGGACAGATTTTGGTATTAAAAAAGGAACTTTTTAA
- a CDS encoding glycosyltransferase family 9 protein: MIKFALSLKKENYDIVIDAYSKLESWIIVGLSNAKIKISFKKTLSNFLYTHLIDRHETPTTNLGLVIEHRLKLLEPLNISEKLYVTHPAITITASENQNARNLLKENKVDLHKPIVMLNIIGSNQEKTYPVAYMAKIADLIGKHDVQILFNYIPNQIEIAKKILSLCNAETKKKIFFNIIGKNLRGLLALLNQCNFVIGNDGGTMNMAKALNKPTFIIFSPWIEKKAWNTYEDEENHISVHLNDYKPDLFINKSLKEIKKENNKLYDLFLPDFFGHLLTHFINTHLINEQ; encoded by the coding sequence TTGATAAAGTTTGCATTATCGTTAAAAAAGGAAAATTATGATATTGTTATAGACGCTTATAGCAAATTAGAAAGTTGGATAATTGTTGGATTGTCAAATGCAAAAATAAAGATTTCATTTAAAAAAACGTTATCTAATTTTTTATACACTCACTTAATAGACCGGCATGAAACGCCCACAACCAATTTAGGCTTGGTAATAGAACACCGTTTAAAACTTCTTGAACCGCTAAATATTTCCGAAAAATTATACGTAACACATCCAGCAATAACAATAACTGCCTCTGAAAATCAAAATGCAAGAAATTTGTTAAAAGAAAACAAAGTAGATTTGCACAAACCAATTGTTATGCTTAATATTATAGGCAGTAACCAGGAAAAAACATATCCTGTTGCTTATATGGCTAAAATAGCTGATTTGATTGGCAAACATGATGTTCAAATTTTATTTAATTATATTCCAAACCAAATTGAAATAGCAAAAAAAATTCTTAGCCTATGTAATGCCGAAACAAAGAAAAAAATATTCTTTAACATTATAGGGAAAAATTTACGTGGTTTACTTGCATTATTAAATCAATGCAATTTTGTGATTGGAAATGATGGAGGCACAATGAATATGGCAAAAGCATTAAACAAACCTACTTTTATAATATTTTCACCTTGGATTGAAAAAAAAGCTTGGAATACCTATGAAGATGAAGAAAATCATATTTCTGTACATTTAAATGACTATAAACCCGACCTTTTTATCAATAAAAGTTTAAAAGAAATAAAAAAAGAAAACAATAAACTTTACGATTTATTTTTACCTGATTTTTTCGGACATTTGCTGACCCATTTTATCAATACACATTTGATTAATGAACAATAA
- a CDS encoding glycosyltransferase family 2 protein has translation MNNNKLTALIITLNEEKNIRDLLHNLDFADEIIVVDSFSTDQTLEIIKDFPEVKVYQHIFKDFSSQRNIALSYATTNWVLFIDADERISDNLKNEIQQTLRLSNIKRGYYLKRKFYFFNKPVHFSGLQSDKNLRLFQREHAQYHGIVHEKLNFNENVGVLKNHLIHYSYAHHEHFKEKVFYYNRLKAIEKIKKGAKNNTFLAVFHPIYTFLNRYFFRLGFLDGKKGFVICKVYAAGIKERYKEMKRLQKK, from the coding sequence ATGAACAATAATAAACTCACTGCTCTAATAATTACGCTTAATGAAGAAAAAAACATTAGGGATCTTTTGCATAATTTAGATTTTGCAGATGAAATTATTGTGGTTGATTCATTCAGTACCGATCAAACATTAGAAATAATTAAAGATTTTCCTGAAGTGAAGGTTTATCAGCATATTTTTAAAGACTTTTCTTCGCAACGAAATATTGCCTTAAGTTACGCAACTACAAATTGGGTTTTATTTATTGATGCTGATGAACGAATTTCTGATAATTTAAAAAATGAAATACAACAAACGCTTCGCTTAAGCAACATCAAACGCGGTTATTATTTAAAACGAAAATTTTATTTTTTTAATAAACCTGTCCATTTTTCAGGACTACAGTCTGATAAAAACTTGCGTTTATTTCAAAGAGAACACGCTCAATACCATGGAATTGTTCACGAAAAATTAAACTTTAATGAAAATGTAGGCGTTTTAAAAAATCATCTCATTCATTATTCATATGCACATCATGAACATTTTAAAGAAAAAGTATTTTACTACAACAGATTAAAAGCTATTGAAAAAATTAAAAAGGGCGCAAAAAACAACACTTTTTTAGCTGTTTTTCATCCCATATACACTTTTTTAAACCGTTACTTTTTTAGATTGGGCTTTCTTGATGGAAAAAAAGGATTCGTAATCTGTAAAGTATATGCGGCAGGAATTAAAGAACGCTACAAAGAAATGAAGCGCTTACAGAAAAAATAA
- a CDS encoding lipopolysaccharide kinase InaA family protein: MKFTVHQIFKRYKAEIGKIIENFEITGDLFVKGSRNTIKTFQLSDLVLNIKAFKKPNLLNAFVYRFIRASKANRSYEYALKLLDKNIGTPQPIAFAEEHLGLGLGKSFYVCEHIVTEYTYRDLVQNPSLENHEEILRAFTRFCYQLHQAGVEFKDHSPGNTLIKINDDQTYSFYLVDLNRMRFHSELPFEQRMYNLRRLTPKMDMIAVMANEYAKLYTQKTETEIFELLWELTSGFQEKFHRKQRLKKRIKFWKK, from the coding sequence ATGAAGTTTACAGTTCATCAAATTTTTAAGCGTTACAAAGCTGAAATAGGAAAAATTATTGAAAATTTTGAAATTACTGGGGATTTGTTTGTGAAAGGCAGCAGAAACACCATTAAAACTTTTCAGTTAAGCGATTTGGTTTTAAACATAAAAGCGTTTAAAAAGCCCAATTTATTGAATGCTTTTGTTTATCGATTTATTCGTGCTTCAAAGGCAAATCGTTCTTATGAATATGCGCTTAAATTACTCGATAAAAATATTGGAACACCGCAACCAATTGCTTTTGCAGAAGAACACCTAGGGTTGGGCTTAGGAAAAAGTTTTTACGTTTGTGAACATATTGTAACGGAATATACGTATAGAGATTTGGTACAAAATCCAAGTTTAGAAAATCACGAAGAAATTTTGCGTGCGTTTACAAGATTTTGCTATCAATTGCACCAAGCAGGAGTAGAGTTTAAAGATCATTCACCCGGAAATACGCTGATAAAAATCAATGACGACCAAACCTATTCTTTTTATTTGGTAGATTTAAACCGTATGCGTTTTCACAGCGAATTGCCTTTTGAGCAACGCATGTACAACCTTCGCCGATTAACACCCAAAATGGATATGATTGCGGTAATGGCAAATGAGTATGCAAAATTATACACGCAAAAGACCGAAACAGAAATTTTTGAGTTGTTGTGGGAATTAACCAGCGGTTTTCAGGAAAAATTTCACAGAAAGCAAAGGCTTAAAAAACGTATTAAATTTTGGAAAAAATAA
- a CDS encoding DUF5672 family protein yields the protein MKNDTQKVVVLIPIYRDFFDDFEIKSLKSVHNELSNFPIIFIAPESLNTDFLNRYEITFNFEIYRFEDDYFRSIEGYNQLLLSSHFYKAFLNYEYLLICQTDAYVFKNELSSWVSKGFDYIGAPWLDSKKVLFNHTSRSIFNKIKKKIGLKERLYNHINQVGNGGFSLRKTAKFHEISTKEEVAINNFLKNKQKENYHIEDVFWSLYVPQKYPFLKPDYQTAMRFCVDRKPEVAFTYLNGKLPFACHGFNKKGVVKFWSKYIS from the coding sequence ATGAAAAATGACACCCAGAAAGTAGTTGTTTTAATTCCTATATACAGAGATTTTTTTGATGATTTTGAAATAAAATCGCTAAAAAGTGTTCATAACGAACTTAGTAATTTTCCTATCATCTTTATTGCACCGGAATCGTTAAATACCGATTTTCTGAATCGTTATGAAATTACTTTTAATTTTGAAATTTATAGATTCGAAGATGATTATTTTCGGTCAATAGAAGGATACAACCAATTATTACTTTCATCGCATTTTTATAAAGCTTTTCTAAATTATGAATACCTGCTGATTTGCCAAACTGATGCTTATGTTTTTAAAAACGAATTATCTTCATGGGTTTCAAAAGGTTTTGACTACATTGGTGCTCCATGGCTTGACAGTAAAAAAGTGTTGTTTAATCACACATCAAGATCTATTTTTAATAAAATAAAGAAAAAAATCGGTTTAAAAGAAAGGTTATACAACCATATAAACCAAGTAGGAAATGGTGGATTTTCTCTGAGAAAAACTGCAAAATTTCATGAAATTTCAACCAAAGAAGAGGTTGCTATCAACAATTTTTTAAAAAACAAACAAAAAGAAAACTATCATATAGAAGATGTTTTTTGGTCGTTATATGTTCCTCAAAAATATCCTTTTTTAAAACCCGATTATCAAACTGCTATGCGCTTTTGTGTAGATAGAAAACCTGAAGTTGCGTTTACCTATTTAAATGGCAAATTACCTTTTGCTTGTCATGGATTTAACAAAAAAGGTGTTGTGAAATTTTGGTCTAAATACATATCATGA
- a CDS encoding glycosyltransferase yields MNILNVTSIVEWRGGDAQMYTIYNLLKKHKALNQYILCPINSVLYEKAVQDDAQVLSYIKKNKVFSLINPIIDAVKKHDIDVLHIHDSSALSAAIIAKICLKKELKLIYSRKRNNRIKKNFFKKLKYDNKYIHKIVSVSKAVEQIFHDIHISPEKLLTIYDAINVAAFSNKNKVGLIHKELNLSQDIQIIGNISSLSKQKDLVTFINTAERVIKKNQNVRFVILGSGSEEQLLKELVHTKKIENYVFFLGFKPNVADYLNEFDILLMTSVTEGLPLTIYEAFASQIPIVSTKAGGIPEVIIDGENGFLTEIGDDKTLAEKCLMLLNNNNLANNFKEKSFTLVKNNFDLKNLEENYYNFYTNL; encoded by the coding sequence ATGAATATTTTAAATGTAACTTCAATTGTAGAATGGCGTGGTGGTGATGCGCAAATGTACACGATATATAATTTGTTAAAAAAGCACAAAGCACTTAACCAATATATCTTGTGCCCAATAAATTCCGTTTTGTATGAAAAAGCCGTTCAAGACGATGCTCAAGTGTTATCGTATATCAAAAAAAATAAAGTTTTTTCGCTTATAAACCCTATAATTGATGCGGTTAAAAAACATGATATCGATGTATTGCACATTCATGATTCTAGTGCTTTATCGGCAGCAATTATTGCGAAAATATGTTTAAAAAAAGAGTTGAAACTCATCTATAGTCGCAAAAGAAACAATCGAATAAAAAAGAATTTTTTCAAAAAATTGAAATACGATAATAAATACATTCATAAAATTGTATCCGTTTCGAAAGCTGTAGAGCAAATATTTCATGACATCCATATTTCTCCCGAGAAACTGCTCACAATTTACGACGCAATTAATGTGGCTGCATTTAGCAATAAAAATAAAGTTGGGTTAATTCACAAAGAATTAAATCTTTCGCAAGACATACAAATCATTGGAAACATTTCTTCATTATCTAAACAAAAAGATTTGGTTACTTTTATAAATACTGCTGAAAGAGTAATTAAGAAAAATCAAAATGTGCGATTTGTTATTCTTGGAAGCGGTTCAGAAGAACAACTCTTGAAAGAATTGGTGCATACAAAAAAAATAGAAAACTATGTGTTTTTCTTAGGTTTTAAGCCAAATGTTGCAGATTATTTAAACGAATTTGATATTTTATTAATGACTTCGGTTACCGAAGGTTTGCCTTTAACAATTTACGAAGCTTTTGCCTCGCAAATACCAATAGTTTCCACAAAAGCCGGAGGAATTCCTGAAGTAATTATAGATGGAGAAAATGGTTTTTTAACAGAAATTGGCGACGACAAAACGCTTGCAGAAAAGTGCTTAATGCTACTTAACAACAACAATTTAGCCAATAATTTTAAAGAAAAATCGTTTACTTTGGTAAAAAATAATTTCGATTTAAAAAACTTAGAAGAAAATTATTATAATTTTTACACTAATTTATAA